In Cetobacterium somerae ATCC BAA-474, a genomic segment contains:
- the hydG gene encoding [FeFe] hydrogenase H-cluster radical SAM maturase HydG: MEKKINFIDQEYIEKLLEESKITDYKEIDRILDKASNKEGLTHKEVASLLQIKDENQKKRLYEIAGELKKSIYGNRIVVFAPLYVSDYCVNNCTYCGYKRDNKFPRKKLTREQIQNEVKLLEKMGHKRLALELGEDPVNVPIDYVLEAIDAVYTTKFENGSIRRINVNIAATTVENYKKLKDAEIGTYILFQETYHKPTYERVHPKSLKGDYEYHLTAFNRAMEGGIDDVGAGVLFGLADYKYEIIALMMHNEYLEKHYGVGFHTISVPRIKKAEGMSLDEYPHQIDDDTFRNIVAIIRLAVPFTGMILSTRETAELRRELIKYGISQISAGSSADVGGYTDREEGKTQTQFELADHRTPLEVLKELLDQDCIPSYCTACYRMGRTGDRFMQLAKSGNIQNVCSPNALLTLMEYAMDYGDLELTEKVEKVIAREIENIKREDIKILTLEKLEKIKNGERDLYL; this comes from the coding sequence ATGGAAAAGAAAATAAATTTTATTGATCAAGAGTATATAGAAAAATTATTAGAAGAATCTAAAATAACAGATTATAAAGAGATAGATAGAATATTAGATAAAGCCAGTAATAAAGAGGGATTAACACATAAAGAGGTTGCATCTCTTTTACAGATAAAAGATGAAAATCAAAAGAAAAGACTTTATGAAATTGCAGGAGAGTTAAAAAAATCGATTTATGGAAATAGAATAGTTGTTTTTGCACCTCTTTATGTAAGTGATTATTGCGTAAATAACTGTACATACTGCGGATATAAAAGAGATAATAAATTCCCAAGAAAAAAACTAACTAGAGAACAAATTCAAAATGAAGTTAAATTATTGGAGAAAATGGGACATAAAAGACTTGCTTTAGAATTAGGAGAAGATCCTGTAAATGTACCTATTGATTATGTGCTAGAAGCTATTGATGCAGTTTATACAACTAAATTTGAAAATGGTTCTATAAGAAGAATAAATGTAAATATTGCAGCAACAACAGTTGAAAATTATAAAAAATTAAAAGATGCTGAAATAGGGACATATATTTTATTTCAAGAAACATATCATAAGCCAACCTATGAGAGAGTTCATCCTAAATCTCTAAAAGGAGATTATGAATATCATTTAACTGCTTTTAATAGAGCAATGGAAGGTGGAATAGATGATGTTGGTGCAGGAGTTCTTTTTGGATTAGCAGATTATAAATATGAAATTATAGCGTTAATGATGCATAATGAATATTTAGAAAAGCATTACGGAGTGGGCTTCCATACAATATCTGTACCTAGAATAAAAAAAGCTGAGGGAATGAGTTTAGATGAGTATCCTCATCAAATAGATGATGATACATTTAGAAATATTGTGGCTATAATAAGATTAGCTGTTCCATTTACTGGAATGATTCTTTCAACGAGAGAAACTGCTGAGTTAAGAAGAGAGTTAATAAAATATGGAATTTCTCAAATAAGTGCAGGTTCTTCTGCTGATGTTGGAGGATATACAGACAGAGAAGAAGGTAAAACTCAGACACAATTTGAATTAGCTGATCACAGAACACCTTTAGAGGTATTAAAAGAACTTTTAGATCAAGATTGCATACCAAGTTATTGTACAGCATGCTATAGAATGGGAAGAACAGGGGATAGATTTATGCAATTAGCTAAAAGTGGAAATATTCAAAATGTTTGCTCGCCAAATGCATTATTGACTTTAATGGAATATGCTATGGATTATGGAGATTTAGAATTAACAGAAAAAGTTGAAAAAGTTATAGCAAGAGAGATAGAAAATATAAAAAGAGAAGATATTAAAATATTAACTTTAGAAAAATTAGAAAAAATAAAAAATGGAGAGAGAGATTTGTATCTTTAG